One genomic window of Polyangium aurulentum includes the following:
- a CDS encoding type VI secretion system Vgr family protein, which produces MIEQAALACGALGDVTIVEARGIEAMSALPRWTVDVLSADPQLDLEALLWEPATLGLRDDLGGMREIPLLVTEARYGGAYRDGHRYRLTLGVAAAALELRSGYRIFQDLTTQEIVARVLDDAGIATTDISFRLAGQYAVRTYCVQYGETEWAFLSRLLADEGINVWFDEKEDGGPLIVFGDAPTSHASIDGGMTLRFEDGSGMITTASAFFALERVAEMCHERVHVLDFDPRRPAVPTEGVAGEGALEYFEFPANVLHAEAAGARARSRLEQLQRLRVHLRGQSTCARLKPGRVVRIEGADEMFEGEFLLVEIEHQLLQASRNAAGEARPYTNRALLVPHARDRSFRPAPPSERPRIVGVETATVTGPGGEEIHVDDLGSIKVRFPWDRSGIGDDRSSRWVRCMQMSMQGSMLLPRVGWEVPVAYLDGNPDMPVALGRVYNGGAPTPYGLPAKKATSALQSATSPANGTTQEIRFSDDAGSMEAFVHATRDQTVWVGGTNTVTVSVNETHDVKKSRVVSIHGSQTIDVAASQHVTVGGDAGLKIAGARTETVGSVENIGVTGSYNLECKGAYGEVVGGLYALQCNQSNTKVQGAFTQAIGAAMSLTAGLGTNDSVAAVRMEEVGAARTFTAATAYADTVKGAKNVTAGASSDNAGADVVTNVGAVGSISVGGAATIEAGGRVAIEATTISVKVGGSITAKAGGKLEIAGKVKVSGGKLKFDTDKAQKKSTSDVGG; this is translated from the coding sequence ATGATCGAGCAAGCCGCGCTCGCCTGCGGAGCGCTCGGAGACGTGACAATCGTCGAAGCGCGCGGGATCGAGGCGATGAGCGCGCTGCCGCGCTGGACCGTCGACGTGCTCTCCGCCGATCCCCAGCTCGATCTCGAGGCCCTTCTATGGGAGCCGGCCACCCTGGGCCTGCGCGACGATCTGGGCGGTATGCGCGAGATACCCTTGCTCGTCACGGAGGCTCGTTACGGGGGCGCGTACCGCGACGGTCACCGCTATCGCCTCACCCTGGGCGTGGCCGCCGCGGCGCTCGAGCTGCGCTCGGGCTATCGCATCTTTCAGGACCTCACCACCCAGGAGATCGTGGCGCGCGTCCTCGACGATGCGGGGATCGCGACGACCGATATTTCCTTCCGGCTCGCCGGTCAGTACGCGGTTCGCACCTATTGCGTGCAGTATGGGGAGACCGAGTGGGCCTTCCTATCGCGGCTCCTGGCGGACGAAGGTATCAATGTCTGGTTCGACGAGAAGGAAGACGGCGGGCCGCTCATCGTCTTCGGCGACGCGCCGACCTCGCATGCCTCGATCGACGGGGGCATGACGCTGCGCTTCGAGGATGGCAGCGGCATGATTACGACCGCGAGCGCCTTCTTCGCGCTCGAGCGCGTCGCGGAGATGTGCCACGAGCGCGTCCACGTGCTCGATTTCGACCCGCGAAGGCCGGCCGTGCCCACCGAGGGGGTCGCGGGGGAGGGCGCCCTCGAGTATTTCGAGTTTCCGGCCAACGTCCTCCACGCCGAGGCGGCGGGGGCACGCGCGCGCTCGCGCCTCGAGCAGCTCCAGCGGCTGCGCGTGCACCTCCGCGGGCAGAGCACGTGCGCGCGCCTCAAGCCCGGCCGTGTCGTGCGCATCGAGGGCGCCGACGAGATGTTCGAGGGCGAATTCCTCCTCGTCGAGATCGAGCACCAGCTCTTGCAGGCCAGCCGCAATGCCGCGGGCGAGGCGAGGCCTTATACGAATCGCGCGCTCCTCGTCCCTCATGCGCGCGATCGCTCCTTTCGGCCCGCGCCGCCGAGCGAGCGCCCGCGCATCGTGGGCGTCGAGACCGCGACGGTCACGGGGCCGGGCGGCGAGGAAATTCACGTCGACGATCTCGGCTCGATCAAGGTCCGCTTTCCCTGGGATCGCTCGGGCATCGGCGACGACCGCTCCTCGCGGTGGGTGCGATGCATGCAGATGTCGATGCAGGGCTCGATGCTCTTGCCGCGCGTGGGCTGGGAGGTCCCCGTGGCCTATCTGGACGGCAATCCCGACATGCCCGTCGCGCTCGGGCGCGTCTACAACGGCGGCGCCCCCACCCCTTATGGTTTACCCGCGAAGAAGGCCACGAGCGCGCTTCAATCAGCGACCTCGCCGGCGAACGGCACCACGCAGGAGATACGTTTCTCCGACGACGCGGGCAGCATGGAGGCATTCGTCCACGCCACGCGCGATCAGACCGTCTGGGTGGGCGGCACCAATACGGTCACGGTATCGGTGAACGAGACGCATGACGTCAAGAAGAGCCGCGTGGTCTCGATTCACGGCAGCCAGACGATCGACGTCGCCGCGAGCCAGCACGTCACGGTGGGAGGCGATGCGGGGCTGAAGATCGCGGGGGCTCGCACCGAGACGGTGGGCAGCGTGGAGAACATCGGCGTCACGGGCAGCTACAACCTGGAGTGCAAAGGGGCGTACGGCGAGGTCGTTGGCGGCCTTTATGCGCTGCAATGCAACCAGTCGAACACCAAGGTCCAGGGCGCGTTCACGCAAGCCATCGGGGCCGCCATGTCGCTCACGGCCGGGCTCGGCACGAACGATAGCGTCGCCGCTGTGCGCATGGAGGAGGTCGGCGCGGCGCGCACGTTCACGGCCGCGACAGCGTACGCCGATACCGTGAAGGGCGCGAAGAACGTGACTGCCGGCGCTTCCAGCGACAACGCTGGGGCCGACGTGGTGACGAATGTCGGCGCCGTGGGGAGCATCTCCGTCGGCGGCGCCGCCACGATCGAGGCGGGAGGACGCGTCGCGATCGAGGCGACCACGATCTCGGTGAAGGTCGGCGGATCCATCACCGCGAAGGCCGGCGGGAAGCTCGAGATTGCAGGCAAGGTGAAGGTGTCGGGCGGCAAGCTCAAATTCGACACCGACAAGGCGCAGAAGAAATCAACCTCGGACGTGGGGGGCTAG
- a CDS encoding type VI secretion system Vgr family protein, whose product MSLGQSFALSIDGISSVLHVLVVEGLEAVRAPFAFHVTVEATDGEAGGEALDVEALLGARAELSLGGTEPVRTLYGLIDEAEEIAAGYRVTFSPRARLLEDRVDHRVFVDRDAVEIAATLLGEHGIPLENRVLRKLPKRPQCVQAFESDLGFLGRILAEEAVLWHIEHDSGADSLVLSDHTSAYTPIDGVAELPFSAGEIAGLAGEEAIVDASLTRVVTSDKVSLGDFHFERPLADLRASAGKGTLERHEYRGGYKDAALGKTLAALRLAEARGRSVVLAGKTTSRRLSPGMTFTLSGAPREDMNGDWLVLELTHRGSDPPRAAVQARQDTRRYEADFIAVPADRAYCPPRARRPTLGGVQTATVTGADGAEIHPDKHGRIKVLLRWDRRGEKDDRSSTWIRTVQPPLSGGVFVPRVGWEVLLGFQGTSGDEPYEIGRLYNAEAPPPEGLPGQKVRGAFGTLTTPGGGSANVLRMDDAAGNEGMLLAASRDLNERTENDKGINIKGDDVHSVGADHTEIVGIASSLAVDGSQAYSVGASREVTTVGNYMIETGTESVTVGGARIFKVGGDYETQAATLTRAVGGLEAVLAIQEASRHVTGASTVLVGGSWTEIGGLSAATSVLGASTLGVAGPMSIRAKDYSLKASALKETYASKRVTAGGKRVESFSAAAKYSVGGSMKISGGGGVYFKATSKITLKASGATITITPSSIKVKGALDASGSSIVTGKDEND is encoded by the coding sequence ATGAGCCTCGGGCAGAGCTTCGCCCTGTCGATCGACGGCATCTCTTCCGTGCTCCACGTCCTCGTGGTGGAGGGGTTGGAGGCGGTCCGTGCGCCCTTCGCATTTCACGTGACCGTGGAGGCCACGGATGGCGAGGCCGGGGGCGAGGCGCTCGACGTGGAGGCGCTGCTCGGGGCGCGCGCCGAGCTTTCGCTGGGGGGCACCGAGCCCGTACGCACCCTGTACGGCCTCATCGACGAGGCCGAGGAGATTGCCGCCGGTTATCGCGTGACCTTCTCGCCGCGCGCGCGCCTGCTCGAGGACCGCGTGGATCACCGCGTCTTCGTCGACCGGGACGCGGTCGAGATTGCCGCGACCCTGCTCGGCGAGCACGGGATCCCGCTCGAGAATCGTGTGCTCCGCAAGCTCCCGAAGCGACCTCAATGCGTCCAGGCATTCGAGAGCGACCTCGGCTTTCTCGGCCGCATCCTCGCCGAGGAGGCCGTGCTCTGGCACATCGAGCACGACAGCGGAGCGGATTCGCTCGTCCTCAGCGATCACACGAGCGCGTACACCCCCATCGACGGGGTCGCCGAGCTTCCCTTCTCGGCCGGGGAGATCGCAGGGCTCGCGGGAGAAGAGGCGATCGTCGACGCGTCCCTCACGCGCGTGGTGACGTCCGACAAGGTCTCGCTCGGCGATTTCCATTTCGAGCGGCCGCTCGCCGATTTGCGGGCGAGCGCCGGCAAAGGCACGCTCGAGCGCCACGAATACCGCGGCGGATACAAGGATGCAGCCCTCGGCAAGACCCTCGCCGCTCTGCGCCTCGCGGAGGCGCGCGGCCGCTCGGTCGTGCTCGCGGGCAAGACGACTTCGCGGCGGCTCTCCCCGGGGATGACATTCACGCTCTCGGGGGCGCCGCGCGAGGATATGAACGGCGATTGGCTCGTCCTCGAGCTCACACACCGCGGCTCGGATCCTCCGCGTGCCGCGGTGCAGGCGAGGCAGGACACGCGCCGCTACGAGGCCGATTTCATCGCGGTGCCGGCCGACAGAGCCTACTGCCCGCCGCGCGCGCGGCGCCCCACCCTGGGCGGCGTGCAGACGGCGACGGTCACGGGCGCCGATGGGGCCGAGATACACCCTGACAAACACGGGCGCATCAAGGTGCTCTTGCGCTGGGATCGGCGGGGGGAAAAGGACGACAGGAGCTCGACTTGGATTCGGACCGTGCAGCCGCCGCTGTCGGGCGGGGTATTCGTTCCGCGGGTTGGCTGGGAGGTGCTGCTCGGTTTCCAGGGGACCTCGGGCGACGAGCCCTACGAGATCGGCCGCCTTTACAATGCAGAGGCGCCTCCGCCCGAGGGGCTGCCCGGTCAGAAGGTACGGGGGGCGTTCGGCACGCTCACGACGCCTGGAGGCGGGAGCGCGAACGTGCTGCGCATGGATGACGCGGCCGGCAACGAGGGCATGCTCCTCGCGGCCTCGCGGGATCTGAACGAGCGCACCGAGAACGACAAGGGCATCAACATCAAGGGCGACGACGTTCACTCCGTCGGCGCCGATCACACGGAGATCGTCGGTATCGCCTCCTCGCTCGCGGTCGACGGGTCGCAGGCATATTCCGTCGGCGCGAGCCGCGAGGTAACCACGGTGGGCAATTACATGATCGAGACCGGCACCGAATCGGTCACCGTCGGGGGCGCGCGCATCTTCAAGGTCGGCGGCGATTACGAGACGCAGGCCGCGACCCTCACGCGCGCCGTGGGCGGCCTCGAGGCCGTGCTCGCGATCCAGGAGGCGAGCCGCCACGTGACGGGCGCCTCCACGGTCCTCGTGGGCGGCTCGTGGACCGAGATCGGCGGGCTCTCGGCAGCGACGAGCGTGCTCGGCGCGAGCACCCTCGGCGTCGCTGGGCCGATGAGCATCAGGGCGAAGGACTATTCGCTGAAGGCGAGCGCGCTGAAGGAGACCTACGCGTCGAAGCGCGTGACCGCCGGGGGCAAGCGTGTCGAATCGTTCAGCGCCGCCGCAAAATACTCGGTCGGTGGATCCATGAAGATATCGGGGGGCGGCGGGGTATATTTCAAGGCCACGTCGAAGATCACGCTGAAGGCGAGCGGGGCGACCATCACGATCACGCCGAGTTCCATCAAGGTGAAGGGGGCGCTCGACGCTTCGGGGTCGAGCATCGTCACGGGCAAGGACGAGAATGATTGA